In the Acomys russatus chromosome 13, mAcoRus1.1, whole genome shotgun sequence genome, one interval contains:
- the Tnfrsf1a gene encoding tumor necrosis factor receptor superfamily member 1A has translation MGLPTVPGLLLSLVFLALLVGIYPSRVTGLVPSLGDREKRDSLCPQGKYAHPLNNSYCCTKCHKGTHLVSDCPAPGSETVCRECDQGTFTASQNHLRQCLSCKTCREEMSQVEISPCRADKDTVCGCKENQYQYYLSEKVFQCKNCSLCFNGVVTISCQEKQNTVCDCHAGFFLSENECISCSHCKKNQECVKLCYPPFATSTNPQDSGTAVLLPLVIFLGLCVLSFIFVSLMCRYPRWKSKVYSILCGKSAPVKEAEVEGIVTKPLTPAPTTTFSPDINPTLDFSPSPDFVPFSSTPSPTFDPSNCPNFRVLPPVREVVPFQSANPLLYTALTPPSVPPIQKWEDSAHLQRPDTADPVTLYAVVDGVPPSRWKEFIRLLGLSEHEIERLELQNGRCLREAQYSMLEAWRRRTPRHEATLDVLGRVLRDMDLLGCLENIQDTLRRPASFSSTSRLPP, from the exons ATGGGTCTCCCCACCGTGCCTGGCCTGTTGCTGTCACTG GTGTTCCTGGCTCTGTTGGTGGGGATATACCCCTCAAGGGTCACTGGACTGGTCCCTTCCCTTGGGGACCGGGAGAAAAGGGATAGTTTGTGTCCCCAGGGGAAATATGCCCACCCTCTGAATAATTCCTACTGTTGTACCAAGTGCCACAAAG GAACCCACTTGGTGAGTGACTGTCCAGCCCCAGGGAGTGAAACAGTTTGCAGGGAGTGTGATCAAGGCACCTTTACGGCTTCCCAGAACCACCTGAGACAGTGCCTCAGTTGCAAGACATGTCGGGAAG AGATGTCCCAGGTGGAGATTTCCCCTTGCAGAGCAGACAAGGACACTGTGTGTGGTTGCAAGGAAAACCAGTACCAGTACTACTTGAGTGAAAAAGTCTTCCAGTGCAAGAACTGCAGCCTCTGCTTCAACGGCGTTGTGACTATCTCCT GTCAGGagaagcagaacactgtgtgtgACTGCCACGCGGGATTCTTTCTAAGCGAAAACGAATGTATCTCTTGCAGCCA ttGCAAGAAAAATCAAGAATGTGTGAAGCTGTGTTATCCTCCGTTTGCAACTAGCACAAACCCCCAGGACTCAG GTACCGCAGTGCTGTTGCCACTGGTTATCTTCCTTGGCCTTTGCGTTTTATCCTTTATCTTCGTCAGCTTAATGTGCCGATATCCCCGGTGGAAGTCCAAGGTCTACTCCATCC tttgtgggAAATCAGCTCCTGTCAAAGAG GCCGAGGTTGAAGGAATTGTTACAAAGCCCCTAACTCCAGCCCCTACCACAACCTTCAGCCCTGACATCAACCCTACTCTGGACTTCAGTCCCAGCCCAGACTTCGTTCCTTTCTCTAGTACCCCCAGCCCTACCTTCGACCCTAGTAACTGCCCCAACTTCAGGGTCCTACCACCTGTAAGGGAGGTGGTCCCATTCCAGAGCGCTAACCCTCTCCTCTACACAGCCCTCACGCCGCCGTCGGTCCCCCCTATTCAGAAATGGGAAGACTCCGCCCACCTGCAGCGTCCTGACA CTGCAGACCCTGTGACGCTGTATGCTGTGGTGGACGGCGTGCCTCCGTCGCGCTGGAAGGAGTTCATAAGGCTCCTGGGGCTGAGCGAACACGAAATCGAGAGGCTGGAGCTGCAGAACGGGCGCTGCCTGCGTGAGGCTCAGTACAGCATGCTGGAAGCCTGGCGACGGCGCACGCCACGGCACGAGGCCACGCTGGACGTACTGGGCCGTGTGCTTCGCGACATGGACCTGCTTGGCTGCCTGGAGAACATCCAGGATACACTGAGACGCCCTGCCTCCTTCTCGTCTACGTCCCGCCTCCCGCCATGA